From Daucus carota subsp. sativus chromosome 6, DH1 v3.0, whole genome shotgun sequence:
atttgtttatatgataattaaacTGATTTCTTCACCGTTGGTCGTCTGCAATTGATTCTCCAGTCGGTATTCGATTTCATCAGCTGTCACATGTCTTCTTCTCTAATGTTCTCTGTTTACTGAGCTGTAAACAGCTGGTTTTACTTAATTAGATGCAATATGCAATTGATTCTAGAATAGTTTTCTTGCTCTCCATCTCTCCACAGATGAATTCGACTTGTGTTCGACTCCTCTGTGATAGAAAATCATtgtattaattttgaatatgcTGAACTTCTTACTGATACAAGTGAATCAGATTTGTTCATTTCAATTATAAGGTACCATGATGACCCACGAATTTTCAGTACTTGACTTCATGCATTTAGAGATCTACAACCACCTTGGTCCGAACTATAAGTGAAGTTTTATTTTTGCTTTGTGGTTGAGAAGTTGTTGCTTTGTTGTTGAGAAACTGTTGAGTTCTTTTGTTATATGGAGCTATTGGTTTATTTTGACATGTCTTCTTCTCCAATGTTCTCTGTTTATTTTGACATGTAACAGACTTGCTATAAACCAAAGACGACCTGCCAAGCATACTCCGAATCTCAGACAGTTTTGGCTGCAGACCATGATGTGCTCTCGACTACAGATGAGGTCTGTTTTTATTATAGTACATATATATGTTGGTATTTCAAATTTCCTTCAACTCATGAATGTTTCAGACTTTTAGCCATAAATCTGTTACCAAATCGGTTTGGACAGTTACAGTTCCAGACTGTTGTGCAGCCCTAGTTGTTAATAAGATGATAGATATAGAGTGATAAACAGCCGAATGATCAGTTAAAATATACATGATTAAATGTGAGACCTGTCCCTGCTGTCCATAAGATTATATCCTGTCTTCAACTGCACATGGCGTTAAAAATCCGAAGTAGACTAGTTTACCATAATTAAGGTCCTCCCATATTAAGTTGTAAATTTTGGCCGAGCTTTAGAGGTATTTGACTTTACTTGGATGATAGTGCAGATGGTGGGATCCGGGAATAATAGTTGTTAACATCCAAAATTATAGAATTCCTATTACATGAATTTCCTGAATATAATAGAAAATCTAAATGTGAAGATGTATTGCACTGCTGCTGTTGTGGATTGATGACATTACTTATCAAATTCACCTATGAAATCACTTAAGACAAGCAAAATCGAGACAAGTTCTATCCCCATAGTTTAATACTCTAACAATTAATAATTGCAATACAAACTTAGCAGAAGCACACAGGTTTTAAGATTCCTGGTATTCGGCCATGACCTCATAAACCTCTTCGAGGAATGCTTGACCGTGAATCCGGCAGTAGAAAACTTTCTCTATTGAatgatagaaatttttttaCTGGCTTGTTACATGTGTGAGAAAAGATTCCAACTCTGTGCGAGTAATGCCGCCTTTAGCTACCGATCCCCGGAGGTCAGCGCTAACTTCCTCAGCCCTCTTCCTAATCTGCTCTCCTTCGGTTGATGCCATCAATCTCTTAACAGCATTTTCCAATGTTGAAGATGTCACTAGTTCATCCCCACTCTCCCAGTCCCGAACCATAATACCAGCTTTGAGTCCCTTGGTAATTAGCAAGCTGTTTCTAGGCTGATCACAGTGCATTGGCCATGCGGCTATAGGAACCCCCATCGTCAAACTCTCTATGCAAGAATTCCATCCGCAGTGAGTCAAGAAACCCCCGGTTGATGAATGTCCCAAAATCTCAACCTGAGGCGCCCAATCTCTAATAATAATTCCCTGCTCTTTCACTCTCTCTTCGTAATTGTTTGACAACTTGACCCCCTCTGCGCCTTCTTCTCTAGCAAAAGCTTCCTTATCAGCGACTCTTAATACCCAAATGAACTTCTTCCCGCTTTTCTCTAATCCAATTGCCAGCTCTTCAACTTGTTCATCTGACATGGAAACTGAAGTACCAAAAGAAACATACATTACAGAATTTTCTGACTGTTCATCAAGCCACTTTAAGCATGTATGACGTTCATTTGGTTCCTTTTTTGGGGTGTCATCTATAAGATCGAATGGCCCGAGCGCCCATTGTTTAACCTCAGGACCCATCATTTCCTTggagtttatcaaatcaatgTATTTACCTTCAAGTAATCTACACCCGTCATAAAGAAACCCTGTCTGGAGCCCCAAGAGCTTCAAGTTTCTGCCAATATGTTCCACAAACTCGGGAGGGAAAGAAGTATCAATAGGAGGGAGATACTCCACAGTTGCTTCATTAATAATGTCTGGTTTTCCATAAATTTCCCAAAAAAAGGTAAACACCATGAACGCAGAAACCCCCTGGAAAGAGTAGCCCTTGATGTTTGGCAACGAAACAAAATCTTGTACAGTAACAGATGAAAGAAAGTCATATATGACAACAAGCTTATCTGTTGTAACAGATATTGTTGCCAAGAGCTCAGCCACCGGCTGGCGAAGGTGCATTGCAGCTTCAGCCGATGGCTGAAAAAGTCCGGAAAAATTTCCAGGGTTTTGTGATGGTGCAGCGGGGAAAGGAGGGACAGGAAATGCATGGAAGTTGATGTTGGTAAGGGGTGCACCCACGAAGCGGGACTTAGCTCGGTGGAGGAGAGTGTCGGCCGTGACAAAGTGAATCGGGATATCGCGAGAGGCGGAGATGGTGGTGGAGAGTTGGAGAAGCTGGTTTACATGGCCTTGTGCCGGAAATGGCACCATTAGTATTACTAGTGGAATTTTGTTGGTTTGGCTGTCACTGCTTTTGCTGGCTGCCATTGCTAGCTAGTAAAAGGACTTGATATCAATGGACTAGCTTAAACTATTTATAGACTATAAAAACTCAAGCTATAAATAGTAGTATTAGTTTTGGAATAAGCAGGCTTATGTTAGTGCTTACGATCATCGACAAATAATTTAAGCATGGCTTCGCAAGGTGTGTGGAAACAGAGCTAAGCCCACTGCACCCTCTCAGCACTTTGGTAAATGTCGCTCTAAATTATTATTCGGCTATTGCTAGCTAGTAAAAGAACTTGATAAGATCTGAATGGACTAGTatactttgttttatttatagATCCCGACgaaaaagttaataaatattttatagacgATTGAAACCCAAATAATATTATAAGCAGGCCTGTCTCAGACTCCCAGATGCTTACGAAACTTACGTTCATCGATAATATAAGTATGGGAGATGGGTCTTCTTGCTTTGATATGTTTTTTCATCGTGTTGCACGAGATCCCTCGtggatatattatattatttcaaaactCTAATATTGATCTAGCTATAGCAAAACAAAGTTTAAAGATGTGAATATATTATGCAAAGATAATAATATCGCATAATTTTACGTCGTCATAAGATCTAGAAGCTTCAGATACAACCATTGGTTCTACTCAACGCCAGCGATCGGATGTTTATGCAATTATTTTGTGCTGTCCTTCCTTTTTGTTTATGCAATTTTTTGactttgattacatattttaagTGCTTTAATCAGAAAactaaattatactccctccgtccccctcaattgtttacattggagggggacacggagaccaagacaatgtatgaaaaatgagtaaagttagatgaaaaatgggtaaagtggtgggaccaaccaatatttaataatagatttgagatagtggaggaaagtagtgggtgtaatagtagtttttattgttaaatatgagatagtagaggAAGATAGTGagtgtaatgatggaaaaaacttactatttatagtaacgtaaagaaatgagagggacatcccaaaatagtaactgtaaacaaatgagagggacagagggagtatcaaatattataaatactactccctccgtctctaaaaacgtttctcgtttgaaatgtcggtactgttcataacatgagacaaattactaatttacgtctaatctataaaataaaatatagtcatgagtgatcttgttggattcgtatttatgagtactttaatacagtgaattttttttatttaatactaatacaaaactaaagatattattgattaaaagtgtgtgttggcaaacgtgaaaagtacaaatgaGAAAAgcatttagggacggagggagtagtatgtTTGCCCGCTCCGCATGGGCgttgaaaaataatgtttttgaaaaaaatatgcttgattaaatttgtatttgattaTAGTTGAGGTTTTTTGATTTtcgatataaattattttaatttttttcctatTTCTTGTTCTCATCTAATTTATGTTCTCATCtaaaataaattctaaaatGGAAAATATCTGATAATAGAGCTAATCTCATTAGTCCAATATTTGGTACGATTAGAGGTGGCAATCATTTCATTTcgtatatttttgtattttgtgtactcgaaggtgaaacccgtatccgcacCCATTATTGGTTttgtgtacctaatttgaaacctgTATACGATCCGAAacgtttttgtatttttttgtgtagattatatataaatatattaatataattttaatcaaaaatagttttaatataaaatttccctgtataattttacacaattatatatataatatattataacatatatataataaaaattatgtagaaatatttcgtttactttcgtgtatttcgtgtacccgaaatgaaaacccatatccgacacgaaatctatggTCTACATTCATGCATCAAAAATGAGAActtatatccatttttttcgtgtcgtttcatGTTAACGTGTTACGTATcccaaatatatataactataaatatagtttacaaaaattaaattatacaaaatatagtatagaaatttaaattgtcttttaAAAATAGGAAGGCAAGACCCAAATATTAGttgttttttataataaataaaaaatatcagttgttttcaaaatttgaaagtaGCCACCAATATCTGTTGCTTTTTAATGTTAATTGACTTCAACTCCTAcctaaacaaaatttaattgaCATTGAAGTACTACTCTCCCACTGTGaatttatgataaaaataaatgcCCAGGATAAGAAAATCTATACGGGATCTTACATCACAATTTGTAGCACATATGAAAGAGTATTAGAAAAATGCATTATTTGTAGCACATATGAAAGAGTATTAGAAAAATGCATTACTTGCAAAACTCCGTTGACGTTCCCTCATCATTTTCGTATCGTAGTTTACTACACAGTGTTAAACACACAAACATAAGGACAGCTGGGGAAAAACTATTTAGGtatatcaaaatcataaaaccaaGTTGGAAAATGCTACATGCACAGAACAGAATGAGTATGTGTCAACTTGTGATTGGAATGGGCCCCCTGCACATGCATTAATAGCACTAATTAAAACTCCCCACCTAGATTGCCATGtcattttgtgtaaaattatgTACCCAATTTTGTACATGTAGCACTACTCAACCAAGTTTACATACAAACATCAAAGAGCACTTAAATCCTTGCTAACATGAATCCTAAATCCTTTATAATGGATGATCTTAAATCCTTGCTAACATAAAATTAAGATCATCCAGGTCATGACCCATTTGGAGAAGAGGCATGTCTAcatctttatcaattaaaatagATGCTTGCCAAATCTCCCAGCAATCAAGTGTGCAATGTGAGAGGCTTGTTTCTCAAGAAAAGGAAGACCGCCGAGGAACAAAAGCTgccaaagcaaaaaaaaaaataaaaattatgatatagaACAGGCATTCTAAACAACGAACACTTTCaacacaattaaaaaaaaaaggcaaTAAAAGTACTTGGTACCAAAatataggattttttttttttttttttttgaaaatgagaataaatctcaacgagaatcggcaattcaccgtgataattctttcattcaagaaagcttattatctaaccgtcggacatgcaagatgaccggggaaatttagacaataaaactttaatgtccgaaaagaaaaccggccttcttccaaaaatcctgaaaataaaacaagagaaacaaaaagaatataagtcgatatatttaacacattacatcaaaatattcccacaatcatgataactcatgattgagacaattaaactcttaattaaggcataataataaaatattaatatccttaattaagacacaattaaagccctcaaataaggcccaattaacgccctcaataaagaggcataaTTAACGAGGAACAATTAccgccctcaattaaggcacaattagcgcgctttcctttctgaaaccgggTCCCGTCCTGAAACCGCCGTCACCGCCACCATCGACCACCACCGCAGCACCGCTATGCTATCGATCAAATTGCCTCGTCGTATGCGAAGCGAACAACGAAGCGTATCACATGTAACATGAAAAATtgccaaaaacaccaaaaaccaaacaaaacacagggattaaacaaaaaaacaaatacacacaaacaaacaagattaaaatcaacacctttcgcaatttcactcaaaatcatgagaaaaagaaagaatattataaataattgtaatagaaGGGCATACCAGTTGAGCCATGAGGAACCTCATAGGATTTGAAAGTCGTAGCAGCATCATGTGACAAACCCATCTTTTTAATTGCCCCTCTCTCTTGCCTCTCTCTCGATCTTTTTCTCTTCACGCAGAACAAGATATAAGATGTTATATCAAGCTTTATTACTCAGGTGCCGGAGGATTGAATAAACAGAGACCAAACAGGGGTGAGTGAATGTGGATGAGTATGAGtttgagtgagagagagagaatttGAACGCAAGAAATTCTCAATTTGAAGTTCTGACCTAGGAGGAGTAGGAGGTTGAAGCGGCAGAGCAAAAGGACCAAAATATAGGATTTGTAAGGGAAGAAACTGCATAACATGAAGCCATGAACATGTAATGGGATCAAAAATTCAGTAGGTCTGAGCAGGTTTGATTGTTTTCCACACCAGCCAAGCCAGCTATCAGTgacttttctttcactttttgTAGCCACTTTTTAGTTcacttctttttattttcttttggagATTTCAAGTCCATAGTCCTTTTATAAAAGAGAGATCTTTGAAGCAAGAGATCAGTGATCTCCATCAAGTTGCATTTACTAAtgcaacaaacatatattatcTGGTGATTGCCAGTGGAAGAGAATAAAAAACTTTTTAACAATgaataaagtaaaaaataattaaaagaaaataatttcataGTCAAAGTGCCTTCTAATTTTTCCTTTAACCCCCCTTCAAATATTTCCTTATAAGAGTTTTACTAATTGATAACAAAGCTTTCTTAACTATTTTTCCATTTTGCTATTACTCGTGCAAGAAATTCTGGAATTTGTTTCATCTGCAGCCTATGCGAAATGAAAAAAtcttatgaaatgaaaaaatcttaaaagaaaaatacTTAACTTGAGCCTATGCTAAGGGCCTATGCGAAAACATGAATAAGTTGAAGTATATCACCACTTTATATTCAGGAACCACATTCCTCATTTTTTAAAGACTGTATATGCTTGTCTAAGGCCTGTTGCAGATTTTAATTATGAGCTGATAATACTAAAACTTGAGAAGACATATACATACCTGCGGAACCCCAACTACCATGAAATAAAAGCCCTTAACCGGATGATCAGCTAGCGACATTTGTTCCACTGACCCGATCATATTTGACATAGTCATGATCTAATGTTCAGCGTGCTATGAATGTACTCAGCCGTGGCCTGATTCACAAAATTCAGCATTGTTGAAACAATGAAAATGCTAGAtcattttttgtaatataattaatggTGTAGATTCAGAAGCCTTTATTGATACGATTAATACTCTTTAGTGTGCATACCTCAGGACCTCTATATCTCCTCATTGTTTCTAATAATCTGCCAGTGAGAAAGATAGCTGCAGATTCTCTCTTTTTTTGATGATTTCCTGTGCCCTGTACACAAACTGAATCTGGTGAGAACATTCTTTTCAATTTAATTCTGGAACTGAGACATTTAAGAAACTGAACTGGTTTCCCCATTGCTTCCCGACTGCGGAAGCATCAGCCATTTCAAAATTGGTGGAACTTACTTAGCCTGTTCAGCCTCTTTCTCCTCCAACCATTTCTTAACCTTCGTGGAATCAAGTAATACCTTAaaggaaaattttgtgcttggttAATCAGTGTTTGATACATATATAACCAAAAAACTATTTCAGCATGCCAAATAAAGTAAGCTATAAATTGAAGGTAACTAAACACCTCGTCAATTCTTTGTTTTGGAAGCCAAGATTTATTTGTTTCCGATCCTTGTACTATCTGCAGATACACAGAAAGAAAGTTTTAGAACCACT
This genomic window contains:
- the LOC108227459 gene encoding zeatin O-glucosyltransferase; amino-acid sequence: MAASKSSDSQTNKIPLVILMVPFPAQGHVNQLLQLSTTISASRDIPIHFVTADTLLHRAKSRFVGAPLTNINFHAFPVPPFPAAPSQNPGNFSGLFQPSAEAAMHLRQPVAELLATISVTTDKLVVIYDFLSSVTVQDFVSLPNIKGYSFQGVSAFMVFTFFWEIYGKPDIINEATVEYLPPIDTSFPPEFVEHIGRNLKLLGLQTGFLYDGCRLLEGKYIDLINSKEMMGPEVKQWALGPFDLIDDTPKKEPNERHTCLKWLDEQSENSVMYVSFGTSVSMSDEQVEELAIGLEKSGKKFIWVLRVADKEAFAREEGAEGVKLSNNYEERVKEQGIIIRDWAPQVEILGHSSTGGFLTHCGWNSCIESLTMGVPIAAWPMHCDQPRNSLLITKGLKAGIMVRDWESGDELVTSSTLENAVKRLMASTEGEQIRKRAEEVSADLRGSVAKGGITRTELESFLTHVTSQ